Proteins from a single region of Segatella copri:
- a CDS encoding sialidase family protein, with protein sequence MIICKKNFSVFMLLSVLGISFPMTLFGQSVTVFSNAKGQYRIPSIVECKSGKYIAFTDHRYQNQDIGGGRHLDIVMKESKDCGRNWTSTEKIVAKGGNGIPTSFDCAHGDAATVVDKKSGRILMMCASGGISYWESNRKKPLMMGRYYSDDEGKTWKGTDVTKEIYDLMPDVQQAFFASGRICQSRLIKVGKYYRIYAVLATREGNRVLYSDNFGETWLLLGNNVADSAPKGDEAKIEELPDGNVLLSSRIASGRLFNIYKYENPKKATGIWGNTVLSHKENNGVAGSSNACNGEILLADAHKNGKKVKLLLQSIPLGPQRSHVGIFYKVLESPKDYVSPEVIAKDWEGSYQVSDTSSAYSTMVQSKDGSILFLMEENAFRHPETESDDYYDIRFVKLSIQQITNNQYK encoded by the coding sequence ATGATAATATGTAAGAAAAACTTTTCTGTCTTTATGCTGTTAAGTGTGTTGGGCATCAGTTTCCCAATGACACTCTTTGGTCAATCAGTCACAGTTTTTTCTAATGCTAAAGGACAATATCGAATACCTTCCATCGTGGAATGTAAATCCGGCAAGTATATTGCTTTCACAGATCATCGCTACCAAAACCAGGATATTGGTGGTGGCAGACATCTGGATATAGTAATGAAAGAAAGTAAGGATTGCGGACGGAACTGGACTAGTACAGAGAAGATAGTGGCTAAAGGCGGGAATGGAATCCCAACAAGTTTTGACTGTGCTCATGGAGATGCCGCAACGGTGGTGGACAAAAAGTCGGGTAGAATTCTCATGATGTGTGCCTCAGGAGGTATAAGTTACTGGGAAAGTAATCGCAAGAAACCTCTCATGATGGGCAGATATTATAGTGATGATGAAGGAAAGACTTGGAAAGGAACTGATGTTACAAAGGAAATATATGACTTGATGCCAGATGTTCAGCAAGCATTCTTCGCAAGTGGAAGAATCTGCCAAAGCCGTTTGATTAAGGTTGGTAAATACTATCGTATCTATGCCGTCTTAGCAACACGTGAGGGTAATCGTGTTCTATATAGTGATAATTTCGGCGAAACTTGGCTTTTGTTGGGTAACAATGTTGCTGATTCGGCCCCTAAGGGCGATGAGGCAAAGATTGAGGAGTTGCCTGATGGGAATGTCTTGCTAAGTAGTCGTATTGCTAGCGGTCGCCTTTTCAACATTTACAAGTATGAAAACCCGAAAAAGGCAACTGGCATATGGGGAAATACTGTGCTATCCCATAAAGAAAACAATGGAGTAGCAGGCAGCAGTAATGCTTGCAATGGAGAAATACTGTTGGCTGATGCCCATAAAAATGGCAAGAAGGTAAAACTTCTTCTGCAGAGTATCCCATTAGGCCCTCAGCGTTCTCATGTAGGCATTTTCTATAAAGTGTTGGAGTCTCCAAAAGATTATGTCTCACCAGAAGTTATAGCAAAAGACTGGGAGGGATCTTATCAAGTGAGTGACACATCATCTGCCTATTCTACCATGGTTCAATCTAAGGATGGCAGTATTCTTTTCCTCATGGAGGAAAATGCTTTCCGACATCCTGAAACAGAGTCAGATGATTACTATGATATTCGTTTTGTAAAGTTGAGTATACAACAGATTACAAATAATCAGTATAAATAA
- the nanU gene encoding SusD family outer membrane lipoprotein NanU has protein sequence MKNIFITALAALSLTSCMDLEPVSSISDSKYWKDQAQFAAFNVGLQGLFREKSFQFYEWGELRTNLYAGTPFSGEAVHYNNLFNNTLNATTPEVTDFGGVYTIINQINLMISHTENTDVLNEAQRKTYLGAAYGMRAYLYFHLLRTYGKAVLWLDYTTGNKVDIGNMGKAEASAQEVMEQIKKDIKASEDAYGADMSFTNGRVYWSHPATEVLKGEVYLWSGKQMNGGNSDYTIAKTALESLKTADVALENNYRQVFAFDNKENKEIIFAIHNGRDEYNMFNDALRYNLVMNQMMMENYYLSDGTQMSKSEMSDMSGAVYIPLNTKLYKDLFREGDTRRQYSLKDCYTKNADGSLQYVGVVQYKFIGVSLPGNSYRSFLEDYPIYRYADALLLLAETKILLNEDPSAEINAVRERAYGKEYFAEHKDQLAYPNDTDNSFYANNPFVGSDANPIEAVLKERCREFLLEGKRWYDLRLMGAEYCTKYTSANAKRLLWPIDQNSLGENSLLKQTEGYNN, from the coding sequence ATTAAAAATATATTTATTACAGCCCTTGCAGCCTTGTCTTTGACAAGCTGCATGGACTTGGAGCCAGTAAGTAGCATCAGCGATAGCAAGTACTGGAAGGATCAGGCTCAATTTGCAGCCTTCAATGTAGGTTTGCAAGGCTTGTTCAGGGAAAAAAGTTTCCAATTCTATGAATGGGGAGAATTGCGTACAAACCTCTATGCCGGTACACCATTCTCAGGTGAGGCTGTACATTACAATAACTTATTCAATAATACGCTCAATGCCACAACCCCAGAAGTTACTGATTTCGGTGGGGTTTATACCATCATCAACCAGATAAATCTTATGATTTCGCACACAGAAAATACAGATGTGTTGAACGAGGCGCAGAGAAAAACATATCTTGGTGCGGCATATGGTATGCGAGCTTATCTATATTTCCATCTGCTCAGAACCTATGGTAAAGCGGTGCTTTGGCTCGATTACACAACAGGAAACAAGGTAGACATCGGCAATATGGGTAAGGCAGAGGCTTCTGCACAGGAGGTGATGGAACAAATCAAAAAGGACATCAAGGCTTCTGAGGATGCGTATGGTGCAGACATGAGTTTTACCAATGGCAGAGTCTACTGGTCTCATCCAGCTACAGAGGTACTGAAGGGTGAGGTATATCTGTGGAGCGGTAAGCAGATGAATGGTGGTAATAGTGATTATACAATAGCCAAGACTGCTTTAGAAAGCTTAAAAACGGCAGATGTAGCCTTGGAGAACAATTATCGTCAGGTATTCGCTTTTGATAATAAAGAGAATAAAGAAATCATCTTTGCTATTCATAATGGACGAGATGAGTATAATATGTTTAATGATGCTTTGCGTTACAATCTTGTGATGAATCAGATGATGATGGAAAACTATTATCTTTCTGATGGTACCCAAATGAGCAAGAGTGAGATGAGTGACATGAGTGGTGCAGTATATATTCCACTCAACACCAAGCTATATAAGGACTTGTTCCGTGAAGGAGATACCCGCCGACAGTATAGCTTGAAGGATTGTTATACAAAAAATGCTGATGGTAGTTTGCAGTATGTGGGAGTGGTTCAGTATAAATTCATAGGCGTATCTCTTCCAGGCAATTCTTATCGTAGTTTTCTTGAAGACTATCCTATCTATCGGTACGCAGATGCACTTTTGTTATTGGCAGAGACAAAGATTCTGTTAAACGAAGATCCTTCAGCCGAAATCAATGCAGTTCGTGAAAGAGCATACGGCAAGGAATATTTTGCAGAACATAAAGATCAGCTGGCTTATCCAAATGATACCGATAACTCTTTTTATGCAAACAACCCGTTTGTGGGTAGTGATGCCAATCCTATTGAGGCTGTCTTGAAAGAACGTTGCCGTGAGTTCTTACTCGAGGGTAAACGTTGGTATGACCTTCGCTTGATGGGTGCTGAATATTGTACTAAGTATACTTCAGCTAACGCCAAACGATTGTTGTGGCCTATTGATCAAAATTCTTTGGGTGAGAATAGTCTTTTGAAACAGACAGAGGGATATAATAATTAA
- a CDS encoding dihydrodipicolinate synthase family protein, producing the protein MEKIIGLIDAPFTPFYTNGDVNLEPIEAYAKMLQKNGLKGVFINGSSGEGYMLTTEERMLLAERWVDVAPKDFKIIVHVGSCCLRESRRLAEHAQKLGVWGIGSMAPPFPHIGRIEELVKYCEEIASAAPELPFYYYHIPAFNGAYLPMLDLLKAVDGRIPNFAGIKYTFESLYEYNQCRLYKNGKYDMLHGQDETILPSLAQGGAQGGIGGTTNYNGKELVGIIEAWKNGDIETAREKQNFAQEVINVICHYRGNIVGGKRIMKLMGFDLGPNRTPFRNMTDEEEQAMKKELEAIHFFERCNQF; encoded by the coding sequence ATGGAAAAGATCATTGGACTTATTGATGCACCGTTTACTCCTTTTTATACTAACGGTGATGTGAACTTAGAACCTATCGAGGCTTATGCCAAGATGCTTCAGAAGAACGGTCTGAAGGGTGTGTTTATCAATGGTTCATCAGGCGAGGGCTATATGTTGACCACCGAGGAGAGAATGCTCCTTGCTGAGAGATGGGTAGACGTAGCTCCAAAGGACTTCAAAATTATCGTCCATGTAGGCAGCTGTTGCCTCCGTGAAAGCCGTCGTTTGGCAGAGCACGCACAGAAGTTAGGTGTTTGGGGTATCGGTTCAATGGCTCCTCCATTCCCGCACATCGGCCGTATCGAAGAACTTGTAAAGTATTGCGAGGAGATAGCTTCTGCCGCACCAGAACTTCCTTTCTACTACTACCATATACCTGCATTCAATGGTGCTTATTTGCCAATGCTCGATTTATTAAAGGCTGTAGATGGACGAATTCCTAATTTTGCTGGTATTAAATATACCTTCGAGAGTTTGTATGAATATAACCAGTGTCGTCTTTACAAGAATGGCAAGTACGACATGCTCCATGGCCAGGACGAGACCATTCTCCCTAGTCTGGCTCAGGGTGGTGCACAGGGTGGTATCGGTGGTACGACCAACTACAATGGTAAAGAGTTGGTTGGCATCATTGAGGCTTGGAAGAACGGCGACATCGAAACTGCACGTGAGAAGCAGAACTTTGCTCAGGAGGTTATCAACGTTATCTGCCACTACCGGGGTAACATCGTAGGCGGTAAGCGTATCATGAAGCTGATGGGCTTCGATTTGGGTCCAAATCGTACTCCATTCCGCAACATGACCGATGAGGAAGAGCAGGCTATGAAGAAAGAGTTGGAAGCTATCCACTTCTTTGAACGTTGCAATCAGTTTTAA
- a CDS encoding SusC/RagA family TonB-linked outer membrane protein, which produces MAVSLGCLGATPTLAGTSGITVNATQQSASCTGVVVDEIGETVIGASVIIKGTSNGTVTDLDGKFSLPGVKNGDIIVISYIGYDTQEIKYDGQPLQVKLSESKQTLAEVVVTGYGGQQKRGTLTTAIAKMDNRVLETAAVSNAGSALQGSVTGLRVTQTTGQPGSEPTITLRGGASINGGSDGALIVVDGIIRESLGDINPADIESIQVLKDAASTAIYGARANGGVILVQTKSGKQGKATVNYKGKLGMNFARLGYDMLDAHDYIYYNRLGYQRYANVSGANKLENQTGYGTNSNLCDVKFLDDTNKNLLSKGWLQMKDPVTGKDLIYKDYNGELDDASFRDVSLTQDHYVSVAGGSDKGTFFTSLGYYDEDGMVRGTGYQRFNGSVNASYKVLPILNVKAGATYSWAKKPELWIGEYEFFYRTRSQRPTWNPYLEDGSPAPGWSTSDGNPDYYRSRLTRENCTRKSTYNLGWDLDIIPKKLTWSANASLYHYDYQNEKFDKSFQPQTSNVPNNVRTAVAEISRFSNVQINTTLNYKDTFAENHNVDAMIGGEYFDHNTFDFSAETQNSPTDDIPTLNAGATRSKTYSYKSRYRIESLFGRINYDYQQKYLLSFTARYDGISKLKDNRWGFFPGVSAGWNVTQEEWWKNSKISNIITNIKPRISYGVNGNVNGIDDFAIYGVYKQIEDKTYNGQTAYYNSTLLNTGLRWEQSRSLEIGLDLGFLNNRLAFILDYYNRTTDDLLTNLNLPAYTGFMSMKTNLGKLRNTGFEMEIRANILNNPKGFKWDISANLTSVANKILQLPNSDKPNNQLDGYEVANGTKKDANGKQVTKWIGGYAEGGKLGDIVGYKQQHIFKDWDDVKAHANMRIDEVAKLYGPGLANEINPATGKTYATSAGWKPIEPGDVCWEDVNQDGTINSLDKSVLGNIFPNVTGGFSTTLAYKNVSLYARFDYALGHTIYNHLKARSMGQYQGQFNNITLVKDMWSEDNPNSDYPAYSYADQLNKKNLSRESDGTDIDGHSSRMYEKGDYLALREITLNWNIPTKWLTHIGISKASAYITGQNLFYITGYDGASPEPKLDSYYKGVDVGRYPTPLTLLFGLNVTF; this is translated from the coding sequence ATGGCAGTATCCCTGGGATGCTTGGGGGCAACTCCAACATTGGCAGGTACAAGTGGCATTACTGTTAATGCCACACAGCAATCGGCCTCTTGCACAGGTGTAGTTGTTGATGAAATTGGGGAAACCGTAATCGGTGCCTCCGTTATCATCAAGGGTACAAGTAACGGAACTGTAACCGACTTGGATGGTAAATTTTCCTTGCCGGGAGTGAAGAATGGTGACATCATTGTGATATCCTACATTGGTTACGATACTCAGGAAATCAAGTATGACGGCCAGCCGCTTCAAGTAAAACTTAGTGAAAGCAAGCAAACCTTGGCAGAGGTGGTTGTAACAGGTTATGGTGGTCAGCAAAAGCGTGGTACTTTGACTACGGCTATCGCCAAGATGGACAATCGCGTTTTAGAGACGGCAGCTGTGAGTAATGCGGGTTCAGCCTTGCAAGGTAGCGTGACTGGTCTTCGTGTCACCCAAACTACAGGTCAGCCAGGTTCTGAACCGACTATCACCCTTCGTGGTGGTGCCAGCATCAATGGTGGTTCAGATGGTGCCTTGATTGTTGTTGACGGCATCATTCGTGAAAGTTTGGGAGATATCAATCCTGCTGATATTGAATCAATTCAAGTGTTAAAGGATGCCGCATCTACAGCTATCTATGGTGCCCGTGCCAATGGCGGTGTAATTCTCGTACAGACGAAAAGTGGCAAGCAAGGTAAGGCTACTGTTAACTACAAGGGTAAGCTCGGTATGAACTTTGCGCGTTTGGGCTATGACATGTTAGATGCTCATGATTACATCTACTATAATCGCTTGGGGTATCAGCGGTATGCTAATGTTTCTGGTGCCAACAAATTGGAAAACCAAACAGGTTATGGTACCAATTCTAATCTTTGTGATGTCAAGTTTCTTGATGACACCAACAAAAATTTGCTGTCAAAGGGTTGGTTACAGATGAAAGACCCTGTGACAGGCAAGGACCTCATCTATAAAGATTACAATGGTGAACTTGACGATGCTTCCTTCCGTGATGTATCCCTCACTCAAGACCATTATGTTAGTGTGGCTGGTGGTTCAGATAAAGGAACTTTCTTCACATCTTTAGGCTATTATGATGAGGATGGTATGGTTCGTGGAACAGGTTACCAGCGTTTCAATGGTAGCGTGAATGCCAGTTATAAAGTGTTGCCTATTTTGAATGTGAAGGCAGGTGCCACTTATAGTTGGGCAAAGAAACCAGAACTTTGGATTGGAGAATATGAGTTTTTCTATCGCACACGTTCACAGCGCCCTACTTGGAATCCATATTTGGAGGATGGATCTCCTGCACCAGGTTGGAGTACCAGTGATGGTAATCCAGATTACTATCGTTCTCGTTTGACACGTGAGAACTGTACACGCAAATCAACTTATAACTTGGGTTGGGATTTGGATATCATTCCTAAGAAACTCACTTGGAGTGCGAATGCGTCACTCTATCATTATGACTATCAAAATGAAAAGTTTGATAAGAGTTTTCAGCCGCAAACTTCAAATGTCCCTAACAACGTGAGAACGGCAGTGGCAGAAATTTCTAGATTTTCGAATGTGCAGATAAATACTACACTCAATTATAAAGATACTTTTGCTGAAAATCATAATGTGGATGCCATGATTGGTGGTGAGTATTTCGATCACAATACTTTTGATTTCTCTGCAGAGACTCAGAATTCGCCTACAGATGACATTCCTACATTGAACGCAGGTGCCACAAGAAGTAAAACTTACAGTTACAAGTCTCGTTATCGTATTGAGTCCTTGTTCGGTCGCATCAATTATGATTATCAACAGAAATACCTGCTGTCTTTTACGGCACGTTATGACGGTATCTCAAAGTTGAAGGATAATCGATGGGGTTTCTTCCCTGGAGTAAGTGCAGGTTGGAATGTAACTCAGGAGGAATGGTGGAAAAACTCTAAGATTTCCAATATCATCACCAATATCAAACCTCGTATCAGTTATGGTGTGAACGGTAACGTGAATGGCATTGATGATTTTGCCATCTATGGTGTATATAAGCAGATAGAGGATAAAACCTATAATGGGCAGACTGCCTATTACAACTCTACATTGCTGAATACAGGTTTGAGATGGGAGCAGAGTCGTTCTCTTGAAATCGGCCTTGACTTGGGGTTCTTGAACAATCGCTTGGCTTTTATTCTCGATTATTATAACCGCACCACAGATGATTTGTTGACCAACCTCAACTTGCCTGCATATACTGGTTTTATGTCGATGAAGACTAATCTCGGTAAGTTGCGCAATACTGGATTTGAGATGGAAATAAGAGCTAATATTCTCAATAATCCTAAGGGATTCAAGTGGGATATCAGTGCCAATTTAACTTCTGTAGCCAATAAGATTTTGCAGTTGCCTAACAGTGATAAGCCAAACAATCAACTTGATGGCTACGAAGTGGCAAATGGCACAAAGAAAGATGCTAATGGCAAGCAGGTAACCAAATGGATAGGAGGTTACGCAGAAGGTGGTAAGTTGGGTGACATCGTTGGTTATAAGCAGCAACATATTTTCAAGGATTGGGATGATGTAAAAGCTCATGCCAACATGCGTATCGATGAGGTTGCAAAATTGTATGGTCCTGGTCTTGCTAATGAAATCAATCCAGCCACAGGTAAGACATATGCAACAAGTGCAGGATGGAAACCTATCGAACCAGGAGATGTATGCTGGGAGGATGTAAACCAGGATGGTACAATCAACTCTTTGGACAAGAGTGTATTGGGTAATATTTTCCCAAATGTTACAGGTGGTTTCTCTACCACGCTTGCCTATAAGAACGTATCTCTCTATGCACGTTTCGATTATGCTCTTGGACATACAATCTATAATCATCTGAAAGCTCGTTCTATGGGTCAGTATCAGGGACAGTTTAACAACATTACTTTAGTAAAGGATATGTGGAGCGAAGATAATCCAAACTCAGACTATCCTGCCTATTCATACGCAGATCAGTTGAACAAGAAAAATCTGAGTCGTGAGAGTGATGGCACTGATATTGATGGCCATAGTTCAAGAATGTATGAAAAGGGAGATTACCTTGCACTGCGAGAGATAACCCTTAACTGGAACATTCCAACTAAGTGGCTTACTCATATCGGCATCAGCAAAGCTTCAGCTTATATCACAGGACAGAATCTCTTCTATATCACTGGATATGACGGAGCTTCTCCTGAGCCAAAACTCGATAGCTATTATAAAGGTGTAGACGTGGGGCGTTATCCAACTCCTCTCACCCTTCTTTTCGGACTTAATGTAACATTCTAA
- a CDS encoding cyclically-permuted mutarotase family protein: MMKSNIETQFSNIKLISGFPSGEAGYDLGVSACYAGFIGDYLIVAGGCNFPEPGKKKYYSGIYAAKIAENVDSLNWKMIGNLPEPAAYGGVVTLDDSLIFIGGCNSEHSLRTVLSIQLDKKADKPIMHFLPVLPCTVDNSGVTVMGNQLFVVGGNQDGHPSSSLLRLDMVKNNKWIYEKQMPGYPRVQPVCAANNGTIYVWGGFYENSDSSVVFTSGLSYDLFAKRWTSLTSPKNLQGKELTLTGATAMIVNSSPNTSKVICAGGVNQEIFLDAISGKYSLVAKENYLKKDISWYRFNDCLLAYDLNTEQWNTPVAESHLLARAGAQVALHDKTLYYVGGELKPGLRSAGIIRVDLNTK; encoded by the coding sequence ATGATGAAATCAAATATTGAAACACAATTCTCAAATATAAAACTCATATCTGGCTTCCCCTCAGGGGAGGCCGGGTATGACCTAGGAGTCTCGGCCTGCTACGCTGGCTTCATTGGCGATTACCTCATTGTCGCAGGCGGCTGTAATTTTCCGGAGCCTGGTAAGAAAAAGTACTATTCAGGTATCTATGCCGCAAAGATAGCGGAAAATGTAGATTCTCTTAATTGGAAAATGATTGGTAATTTACCTGAACCAGCAGCCTATGGTGGAGTAGTAACTTTGGACGACAGTCTGATATTTATTGGTGGGTGCAATTCTGAACACAGTTTGCGAACCGTATTAAGTATCCAACTGGATAAGAAAGCAGATAAACCAATAATGCATTTTTTGCCAGTTTTACCATGTACAGTGGACAATAGTGGTGTGACAGTCATGGGAAATCAACTCTTTGTCGTTGGTGGTAATCAGGATGGACATCCGTCAAGTTCCTTACTCAGACTGGATATGGTAAAGAATAATAAGTGGATATATGAAAAACAAATGCCAGGTTATCCTAGAGTACAACCCGTATGTGCTGCCAACAATGGTACTATCTATGTTTGGGGAGGTTTTTATGAAAATAGTGATTCTAGCGTAGTGTTCACATCTGGTTTGAGTTATGATCTCTTTGCAAAAAGATGGACATCGCTGACATCACCTAAAAACTTGCAGGGTAAGGAACTAACCTTGACTGGTGCTACGGCTATGATTGTGAATTCTTCTCCAAATACTTCCAAAGTGATCTGTGCTGGTGGGGTCAATCAAGAAATCTTCTTGGATGCCATTAGTGGAAAATATTCTCTTGTAGCAAAGGAGAATTATCTTAAGAAAGATATCTCGTGGTATCGTTTTAACGATTGCCTTTTGGCTTATGATTTGAACACAGAACAGTGGAATACTCCTGTAGCAGAAAGTCATTTGTTGGCACGGGCTGGTGCACAAGTAGCCTTACATGATAAAACTTTATATTATGTAGGAGGTGAATTAAAACCTGGACTTCGGTCTGCGGGGATTATTAGAGTTGATTTGAACACGAAATAA
- the nagB gene encoding glucosamine-6-phosphate deaminase: MRVIIEKKYDELSRWAANHVVETINKFAPTAERPFVLGLPTGSSPMGMYAALIEAVKEGKVSFKHVITFNMDEYVGLPESHPESYHSFMAKNLFDHIDCPKENINILNGNAEDLEAECERYEQKIKDAGGIDLFIGGIGPDGHIAFNEPYSSLTSRTRVKTLTTDTRIANSRFFGNDPEAVPALALTVGVGTVMDAREVMILCNGHNKAQALHAAIEGPVTQAWTISALQLHKHGIIICDEMATDELKVGTYRYFKDIEKDNI; encoded by the coding sequence ATGCGCGTAATTATTGAAAAAAAATATGATGAGCTGTCACGATGGGCTGCCAATCACGTAGTAGAGACAATCAACAAGTTTGCTCCAACAGCAGAGCGTCCATTCGTACTCGGTTTACCAACCGGTTCATCCCCAATGGGCATGTATGCAGCGCTTATAGAGGCTGTCAAGGAAGGCAAGGTTTCATTCAAGCACGTCATTACTTTCAACATGGATGAATACGTAGGTTTGCCAGAGTCTCATCCAGAGAGCTACCACTCATTCATGGCAAAGAATCTGTTCGATCACATCGATTGCCCTAAGGAGAACATCAATATTCTCAACGGTAATGCAGAAGACCTCGAGGCTGAGTGTGAACGCTATGAGCAGAAGATCAAGGATGCAGGCGGTATCGACCTCTTCATCGGCGGCATTGGTCCTGACGGTCACATCGCCTTCAATGAACCTTACTCTTCCCTCACCTCACGCACCCGTGTGAAGACTCTCACCACCGACACCCGCATCGCCAACTCACGCTTCTTCGGCAACGATCCAGAGGCTGTTCCTGCATTGGCTCTTACCGTAGGTGTAGGCACCGTGATGGATGCAAGAGAGGTGATGATTCTCTGCAATGGTCACAACAAAGCACAGGCTCTCCACGCTGCCATCGAAGGTCCTGTTACACAGGCTTGGACCATCAGCGCACTCCAGCTCCACAAGCACGGCATCATCATCTGTGATGAAATGGCTACAGACGAGTTGAAGGTGGGCACCTACCGCTATTTCAAGGACATCGAGAAGGACAATATCTAA
- a CDS encoding AGE family epimerase/isomerase, translating to MNIKEYIKQWAESYKTDLIENIMPFWMEHGLDRKHGGVYTCVNRDGSLIDTTKSVWFQGRFAFICAYAYNNVEHNQEWLNAAKSTLDFIERHCFDTDGHMFFSVTEDGTPLRKRRYVFSETFATIAMSEYALATGDKTYAEKALNLFKNTQRFLETPGFLTPKYEPAVDLQGHSIVMILINVGSRLLKVIEDPNINRQIDESIAKLRKYFMHPEFKALLESVGPNGEFIDTCMGRTINPGHCIETSWFLMDVAKNREWDKDILDTALTIFDWSWDWGWDKQYGGIINFRDCRNLPSQDYSQDMKFWWPQTETIIACLYSFLATGDEKYLYRHERISEWTYAHFPDNEFGEWYGYLHRDGTVAQPAKGNLFKGPFHIPRMMIKAYTLCQEILNSNL from the coding sequence ATGAATATCAAGGAATATATCAAACAATGGGCAGAATCCTATAAAACAGATCTTATAGAGAATATCATGCCGTTCTGGATGGAACATGGTCTTGACCGCAAGCATGGCGGTGTCTACACTTGTGTTAACCGTGACGGATCTTTGATTGATACCACTAAAAGTGTGTGGTTCCAGGGACGCTTCGCCTTCATCTGTGCCTACGCTTACAACAACGTGGAGCACAATCAAGAATGGCTCAACGCTGCAAAATCCACCCTCGATTTTATTGAGCGTCACTGTTTCGACACAGATGGTCACATGTTCTTCTCTGTAACAGAAGACGGCACGCCGCTACGCAAGCGTCGTTACGTGTTCAGCGAGACGTTTGCAACCATCGCCATGTCCGAATATGCGCTCGCTACAGGTGACAAGACATATGCAGAAAAAGCTCTTAATCTGTTTAAGAACACACAGCGTTTTCTTGAGACACCGGGGTTTCTAACACCAAAATATGAGCCAGCAGTTGATTTGCAAGGACACAGCATTGTAATGATTCTCATCAATGTAGGTTCACGTTTGCTCAAAGTTATCGAAGATCCTAACATCAACCGCCAGATTGATGAATCGATAGCCAAGTTGCGCAAGTATTTCATGCACCCGGAATTTAAGGCGCTGCTCGAGTCGGTAGGTCCAAATGGCGAGTTTATAGACACTTGCATGGGGCGCACCATCAATCCCGGTCACTGCATCGAAACCTCATGGTTCCTCATGGACGTAGCTAAGAACCGTGAATGGGATAAGGACATTCTGGACACTGCTCTCACCATTTTCGACTGGTCATGGGACTGGGGGTGGGACAAGCAGTATGGTGGTATTATCAACTTCCGTGACTGCCGCAACCTGCCATCACAAGACTATTCGCAGGATATGAAATTCTGGTGGCCACAGACCGAAACTATCATTGCTTGTCTCTATAGCTTCCTCGCCACAGGCGACGAGAAATATCTCTATCGTCATGAGCGCATCAGCGAGTGGACTTATGCCCACTTCCCTGATAATGAGTTTGGCGAATGGTATGGCTATCTGCACAGAGATGGCACCGTAGCACAGCCTGCCAAAGGAAATCTCTTCAAGGGACCTTTTCACATTCCGAGAATGATGATAAAGGCATACACGTTGTGCCAAGAGATATTAAATAGTAATTTGTAA